A window of the Lactuca sativa cultivar Salinas chromosome 5, Lsat_Salinas_v11, whole genome shotgun sequence genome harbors these coding sequences:
- the LOC111887307 gene encoding sodium-dependent phosphate transport protein 1, chloroplastic: MACSSIAMDGRALPISLYSPPKRQRPPDTSGSRNSGSNLNFKLHFRVRVQFLSGSSVHVLLNGSRGRNQFWKVRSDVKSEPYEISKSAPESFKFKEKLGVDVVSKDDDGDEFVVNAVPWWEEFPKRWTIVILCFSAFLLCNMDRVNMSIAILPMSSEYHWNSTTVGLIQSSFFWGYLLTQIAGGIWADTVGGKRVLAFGVIWWSVATILTPVAAKLGLPFLLIVRAFMGIGEGVAMPAMNNLLSKWVPVAERSRSLALVYSGMYLGSVTGLAFSPFLIHSYGWPSVFFSFGSLGTVWTALWLNKAYSSPLEDPELRPEEKKLIFHNRVIEEPVKTIPWRAILSKPPVWALITCHFCHNWGTFILLTWMPTYYNQVLGFNLTESGLFCVLPWLTMAFSANLGGWIADTLVSKGMSVTTVRKVMQSIGFLGPAFFLSQLSHVNSPAMAVLCMACSQGSDAFSQSGLYSNHQDIAPRYSGVLLGLSNTAGVLAGVFGTAATGYILQHGSWDDVFEVAIGLYLVGTVIWNLFSTGEKIID, translated from the exons ATGGCTTGCAGCTCGATCGCCATGGACGGAAGAGCACTTCCGATATCTCTATACTCTCCTCCGAAACGCCAGCGTCCGCCGGACACATCGGGTTCCAGGAACTCCGGTTCGAATTTGAACTTCAAACTTCACTTCAGAGTTAGGGTTCAGTTCCTCTCTGGTTCGAGTGTTCATGTTCTTCTGAATGGTTCACGTGGGAGAAATCAGTTCTGGAAGGTCAGGTCGGATGTAAAATCGGAACCGTATGAAATTTCAAAATCAGCGCCTGAATCGTTTAAGTTCAAAGAGAAATTGGGCGTTGACGTTGTATCGAAGGATGATGATGGAGATGAATTTGTTGTCAATGCAGTTCCGTGGTGGGAAGAGTTCCCGAAACGTTGGACTATTGTCATTCTATGTTTTTCTGCTTTTCTTCTATGCAACATGGATAGA GTGAATATGAGCATTGCTATACTACCAATGTCGTCAGAGTACCATTGGAATTCTACAACTGTTGGTTTGATACAATCATCCTTTTTCTGGGGCTACCTTCTCACTCAG ATTGCAGGAGGCATTTGGGCAGACACTGTAGGTGGGAAACGTGTATTGGCTTTTGGTGTCATCTGGTGGTCTGTAGCTACAATTCTTACTCCAGTTGCTGCAAAGTTAGGATTACCTTTCTTACTCATAGTCCGTGCTTTCATGGGCATAGGCGAG GGTGTGGCTATGCCAGCCATGAACAATCTTCTATCAAAATGGGTTCCTGTTGCAGAAAGAAGCAGATCATTGGCTCTTGTTTACAGTGGAATGTACCTTGGATCTGTCACAGGGCTTGCCTTTTCACCATTTTTAATACATTCATATGGATGGCCTTCTGTCTTTTTCTCTTTTGGTTCTCTAGGCACAGTGTGGACTGCATTATGGTTAAACAAG GCATACAGTTCACCTCTTGAAGACCCTGAACTTCGCCCTGAAGAGAAGAAACTTATCTTTCACAATAGAGTTATTGAGGAACCTGTTAAAACCATTCCTTGGAGGGCAATCTTGTCAAAACCACCTGTATGGGCTTTAATCACTTGTCATTTTTGTCACAACTGGGGGACATTTATACTCCTCACATGGATGCCTACCTATTATAACCAG GTTCTAGGGTTTAATCTAACAGAATCAGGGCTATTTTGTGTATTGCCATGGCTTACAATGGCTTTCTCAGCCAATCTTGGAGGCTGGATAGCTGACACACTTGTCAGCAAAGGGATGTCTGTTACCACAGTTCGAAAG GTAATGCAATCAATTGGATTTCTTGGGCCTGCATTTTTCTTATCTCAATTAAGCCATGTTAACTCTCCTGCTATGGCTGTCTTATGCATGGCATGTAGTCAG GGTTCTGATGCATTTTCACAGTCGGGTTTATATTCAAATCATCAAGATATTGCCCCTCGATATTCC GGGGTGTTGCTTGGTTTATCGAATACTGCTGGAGTTTTGGCTGGTGTCTTTGGCACTGCAGCAACCGGTTACATCTTGCAACAtg GTTCTTGGGATGATGTGTTTGAGGTGGCAATTGGGCTATATTTGGTTGGAACAGTGATATGGAATCTTTTTTCAACCGGTGAAAAAATAATCGACTAA
- the LOC111887320 gene encoding josephin-like protein, whose translation MVASFFRSKVRNTSCKTLNFEPVAAEFMGDEQKQIYHEKQKLQFCLLHSLNNLFQEKDAFTRKDLDDIAEKLVKEDPYEGNRMPFSVIFKPHHNSLTGNYDINVLITAVERKGKKVVWHDRRNRASSINLDEPEGKLMGIVLNVPVRKYGGLWRSRHWVSLRRINGIWYNLDSDFTSPCSFGSTEELRDFLDAAIDGGTELLLVKDDD comes from the exons ATGGTCGCGTCGTTCTTTCGATCGAAAGTTCGAAACACTAGttgtaaaaccctaaatttcgaacCAGTTGCAGCAGAATTTATGGGAGACGAACAGAAGCAAATATATCATGAAAAACAGAAGTTACAATTTTGCCTCTTACACTCTCTCAACAATCTCTTCCAG GAGAAGGATGCGTTTACAAGAAAAGATTTGGATGATATAGCTGAAAAACTTGTTAAAGAAGATCCATATGAAGGAAACCGGATGCCTTTCTCAGTTATCTTCAAGCCTCATCATAATTCACTAACAGGTAATTATGACATAAACGTGTTAATTACTGCAGTTGAAAGAAAAGGGAAGAAAGTTGTTTGGCATGATAGGCGTAATAGAGCTTCTTCCATTAACCTTGATGAACCTGAAGGTAAATTAATGGGGATTGTGTTAAATGTTCCTGTAAGAAAGTATGGTGGTCTTTGGAGAAGTAGACATTGGGTTTCTTTGAGAAGGATTAATGGGATTTGGTATAACTTAGATAGTGACTTTACATCTCCTTGTTCATTTGGAAGCACCGAAGAATTAAGGGATTTCTTGGATGCTGCCATTGATGGTGGTACTGAGCTACTTCTTGTTAAGGATGATGACTAG
- the LOC111887313 gene encoding uncharacterized protein LOC111887313 isoform X1 — protein sequence MGANEIQIFVIKTVKNLGENCACCVKKYTFHYCLMFFACVLLYKLFPSVFIIVDFVVYSSPVVGFAFLVRRVFIRMERPKVKSLGAKSKRWKELQSRRRFKSLHHVHVRKQHNKNSFMQDPPSVRQNAKETSNKHYNNMSAKDNKDVVFPTNNLVDKNPKEMHHNRFDEEYRKSSFDNNDKDKTKESLDVDEEKEKQDEHRIKTVRWFDEAEKSLMDLGISEDERSKRLESLMERRRSKKLSSFQVRRTGIGNTSCDQLSSLNIPKKNPFLSDNSASPVSAPSYMVKSNPFDLPYDPHEEKPILTGDTFEDEFRATHHKDSKHGPSRLGSFAPPKFTNYKYKTSFQTDFSIKQLPSGKLVTSTVENKEDDNKQDKRDDVSNPNHCTNDNHAKEENKEADKKQPQQDDSKVAEKVFDIPDEANRISKNTKEKEIEHEKISIDDSSTSSSSSSSSSCSEDEKRMMRPNKEAILHSLSMSRMRSVSLSLSQGKSFHRHAETFDCGPSSLFDKSKTDCFFFGGNKKIHYASMNSIASDMQVEVSEVGSPTSTSLLNENLVDSVNSFDLDLNDVRLSDVDDFSDQSSVESDFSRTNHDSNEKTDSYTKIEEWCTFEKL from the exons ATGGGCGCGAATGAGATCCAAATTTTTGTGATCAAAACTGTCAAAAATTTGGGTGAAAATTGTGCATGCTGTGTTAAAAAATACACATTTCATTATTGTCTTATGTTTTTCGCATGCGTTTTATTATATAAGCTTTTTCCTTCAGTTTTCATCATCGTAGACTTCGTAGTATATTCCTCCCCTGTAGTTGGGTTTGCATTTCTTGTTCGTAGAGTATTTATACGTATGGAACGTCCAAAGGTTAAAAGCTTAGGAGCAAAAAGTAAAAGATGGAAGGAATTGCAATCTCGTAGGAGATTTAAGTCATTGCATCATGTTCATGTTCGCAAACAACATAACAAAAATAGTTTCATGCAGGATCCACCAAGTGTTCGACAAAATGCCAAAGAGACAAGTAACAAACATTACAACAATATGAGTGCCAAGGACAACAAAGACGTTGTTTTCCCAACAAACAATTTGGTTGATAAGAACCCTAAAGAGATGCATCATAACAGGTTCGATGAAGAGTATAGAAAATCTAGTTTTGATAATAACGACAAAGATAAAACAAAAGAAAGTTTGGATGTTGATGAAGAGAAAGAGAAACAAGATGAGCATCGAATCAAAACTGTTAGATGGTTTGATGAGGCTGAAAAGAGTCTAATGGATCTTGGAATTTCAGAGGATGAAAGAAGCAAAAGATTAGAGAGTCTAATGGAAAGAAGAAGATCAAAAAAGCTATCAAGCTTTCAAGTTAGAAGAACTGGAATAGGAAATACAAGCTGTGATCAACTTTCTTCCCTCAATATCCCAAAAAAGAATCCATTTCTTTCAGATAATTCAGCTTCTCCTGTTTCAGCTCCATCTTACATGGTGAAAAGCAACCCTTTTGACCTTCCTTATGATCCCCATGAAGAAAAGCCGATTCTCACTGGAGATACATTTGAAGATGAGTTCAGAGCTACTCATCATAAAGATTCAAAACATGGGCCTTCTAGATTAGGCAGTTTTGCACCTCCGAAATTCACAAATTATAAATACAAAACATCTTTTCAGACTGATTTTTCCATCAAACAGTTACCCTCTGGGAAACTTGTCACTTCCACAGTTG AAAACAAGGAAGATGACAACAAACAGGATAAACGTGAtgatgtttcaaaccctaatCATTGCACCAATGATAACCATGCTAAAGAAG AAAACAAGGAAGCTGACAAGAAACAACCTCAACAAGATGAttcaaaagtagctgaaaaagtGTTTGACATTCCCGATGAAGCAAACAGAATCTCaaaaaatacaaaagaaaaggaaattGAACATGAAAAAATCTCCATTGATGACTCATcaacttcatcatcatcatcatcatcatcttcatgtaGTGAAGATGAAAAACGAATGATGAGACCAAACAAAGAAGCAATCTTGCATTCTTTAAGTATGTCACGAATGAGAAGCGTTTCACTTTCACTTTCACAAGGAAAGAGTTTTCATAGACATGCAGAAACATTCGACTGTGGTCCATCTTCACTGTTTGACAAGTCAAAAACCGATTGTTTCTTTTTTGGGGGAAATAAAAAAATTCATTACGCATCAATGAATTCCATTGCTTCTGATATGCAGGTTGAGGTTTCAGAAGTTGGTTCGCCTACATCCACATCTCTACTTAATGAAAACCTGGTTGACTCAGTTAACTCGTTTGATTTGGATTTAAATGATGTAAGATTGAGCGATGTAGATGATTTTAGCGACCAAAGTTCTgtagaatccgatttttcaagaacaaatcatgaTTCAAACGAGAAAACCGATAGTTATACAAAGATAGAG GAATGGTGTACGTTTGAGAAGTTATAG
- the LOC111887313 gene encoding uncharacterized protein LOC111887313 isoform X2 — protein MSAKDNKDVVFPTNNLVDKNPKEMHHNRFDEEYRKSSFDNNDKDKTKESLDVDEEKEKQDEHRIKTVRWFDEAEKSLMDLGISEDERSKRLESLMERRRSKKLSSFQVRRTGIGNTSCDQLSSLNIPKKNPFLSDNSASPVSAPSYMVKSNPFDLPYDPHEEKPILTGDTFEDEFRATHHKDSKHGPSRLGSFAPPKFTNYKYKTSFQTDFSIKQLPSGKLVTSTVENKEDDNKQDKRDDVSNPNHCTNDNHAKEENKEADKKQPQQDDSKVAEKVFDIPDEANRISKNTKEKEIEHEKISIDDSSTSSSSSSSSSCSEDEKRMMRPNKEAILHSLSMSRMRSVSLSLSQGKSFHRHAETFDCGPSSLFDKSKTDCFFFGGNKKIHYASMNSIASDMQVEVSEVGSPTSTSLLNENLVDSVNSFDLDLNDVRLSDVDDFSDQSSVESDFSRTNHDSNEKTDSYTKIEEWCTFEKL, from the exons ATGAGTGCCAAGGACAACAAAGACGTTGTTTTCCCAACAAACAATTTGGTTGATAAGAACCCTAAAGAGATGCATCATAACAGGTTCGATGAAGAGTATAGAAAATCTAGTTTTGATAATAACGACAAAGATAAAACAAAAGAAAGTTTGGATGTTGATGAAGAGAAAGAGAAACAAGATGAGCATCGAATCAAAACTGTTAGATGGTTTGATGAGGCTGAAAAGAGTCTAATGGATCTTGGAATTTCAGAGGATGAAAGAAGCAAAAGATTAGAGAGTCTAATGGAAAGAAGAAGATCAAAAAAGCTATCAAGCTTTCAAGTTAGAAGAACTGGAATAGGAAATACAAGCTGTGATCAACTTTCTTCCCTCAATATCCCAAAAAAGAATCCATTTCTTTCAGATAATTCAGCTTCTCCTGTTTCAGCTCCATCTTACATGGTGAAAAGCAACCCTTTTGACCTTCCTTATGATCCCCATGAAGAAAAGCCGATTCTCACTGGAGATACATTTGAAGATGAGTTCAGAGCTACTCATCATAAAGATTCAAAACATGGGCCTTCTAGATTAGGCAGTTTTGCACCTCCGAAATTCACAAATTATAAATACAAAACATCTTTTCAGACTGATTTTTCCATCAAACAGTTACCCTCTGGGAAACTTGTCACTTCCACAGTTG AAAACAAGGAAGATGACAACAAACAGGATAAACGTGAtgatgtttcaaaccctaatCATTGCACCAATGATAACCATGCTAAAGAAG AAAACAAGGAAGCTGACAAGAAACAACCTCAACAAGATGAttcaaaagtagctgaaaaagtGTTTGACATTCCCGATGAAGCAAACAGAATCTCaaaaaatacaaaagaaaaggaaattGAACATGAAAAAATCTCCATTGATGACTCATcaacttcatcatcatcatcatcatcatcttcatgtaGTGAAGATGAAAAACGAATGATGAGACCAAACAAAGAAGCAATCTTGCATTCTTTAAGTATGTCACGAATGAGAAGCGTTTCACTTTCACTTTCACAAGGAAAGAGTTTTCATAGACATGCAGAAACATTCGACTGTGGTCCATCTTCACTGTTTGACAAGTCAAAAACCGATTGTTTCTTTTTTGGGGGAAATAAAAAAATTCATTACGCATCAATGAATTCCATTGCTTCTGATATGCAGGTTGAGGTTTCAGAAGTTGGTTCGCCTACATCCACATCTCTACTTAATGAAAACCTGGTTGACTCAGTTAACTCGTTTGATTTGGATTTAAATGATGTAAGATTGAGCGATGTAGATGATTTTAGCGACCAAAGTTCTgtagaatccgatttttcaagaacaaatcatgaTTCAAACGAGAAAACCGATAGTTATACAAAGATAGAG GAATGGTGTACGTTTGAGAAGTTATAG